The window GTTTGTCTTGAGAACAAACACCTACGGTCTTGGACGGAGACTGGGTCTTAATTCATTTCGAACTAGGAGACAGTTCAAAGAACCAATGTTCAGCCCCAACCACAAATATTAGGCGCAAAATTATATACAAATTTTGCGCCTAAGCAAATAAATTATGCTTGAGTGTTCAGGCTAGCCTGATCAACAGCAACACCAGCACCCATAGTAGTAGAGATGCTTACTTTCTTCAGGAAAGTACCTTTCGCTGAAGATGGCTTAGCTTTCTTCAGAGCAACTAGAAGAGCTTCTAGGTTCTCTTTGATCTGCTCAGCAGAGAAGTTTGCTTTACCGATAGTAGTGTGGATGATGCCGTTTTTGTCGTTACGGTAACGAACCTGACCAGCTTTAGCGTTCTTAACCGCTTCAGCAACGTTAGGAGTTACAGTACCAACTTTAGGGTTTGGCATCAGACCGCGAGGACCTAGGATAGTACCTAGTTGACCTACAACGCGCATTGCATCTGGAGAAGCAACAACTACGTCGAAGTTCATTTCGCCTTTCTTAACTTGCTCAGCAAGATCTTCCATACCAACGATGTCTGCGCCAGCTTCTTTAGCTGCTTCAGCGTTTGCACCTTGAGTGAACACTGCAACGCGGATTTCGCGGCCAGTACCGTGAGGCAGTACAGTTGCACCACGTACGTTCTGGTCAGATTTACGAGCATCGATGCCTAGGTTAACAGCAACGTCAACAGACTCTACGAATTTAGCAGTAGCTAGTTCTTGAAGAAGAGCAACAGCTTCGTTGATTTCGTACTCTTTAGTTACGTCAACTTTTTCGCGGATTACGCGCATGCGCTTAGTTAGTTTAGCCATCTTATTAACCCTCTACCACTAGGCCCATTGAACGAGCAGTACCAGCGATTGAACGCTTCATCGCTTCGATGTCAGCACCAGTCATATCAGCAGCTTTAGTTTCTGCGATTTCTTGGATTTGAGCGTCAGTTACAGTACCAACTTTTTCAGTGTTTGGACGACCTGAACCAGACTTAACGCCAGCAGCTTTCTTAAGAAGAACAGCAGCAGGTGGAGTCTTAGTTACGAACGTGAAAGAACGGTCGTTGTATACAGTGATAACAACAGGAGTAGGTAGACCTTTCTCTAGAGATTCTGTTTTCGCGTTGAACGCTTTACAGAATTCCATGATGTTAACACCGTGTTGACCTAGTGCAGGACCAACTGGTGGACTTGGGTTCGCCATACCAGCTGCAACTTGTAGCTTGATGTAAGCTTCAACTTTCTTAGCCATGATAATTCCTAAGTTTGGGTACAAACGCTAATCACCGATCAGCTCCCCGTTTATGAAAAAACTTTTTACTTCACCAGAAGTAAAAAGGCGCGAAATTATAGTCATAATTCGCGCCTTAGACAACCCTTAAAAAGGTGTTTTTTTAATCAAGTTTTTCAACCTGACCAAATTCAAGCTCAACTGGTGTTGCACGACCAAAGATCGATACAGACACTTTCAGGCGGCTCTTCTCGTAATCCACTTCTTCAACAGTACCATTGAAGTCAGCAAATGGACCTTCATTAACACGTACCACTTCGCCCGCTTCGTACATAGTACGTGGACGAGGAGCTTCACTCGCTTTCTCAAGACGGTTAAGAATAGCGTCAGCTTCCTTATCTGTGATAGGTGCCGGACGGTCTGAGGTACCACCAATGAAGCCCATGACACGCGGCACACTGCGTACTAGGTGCCATGATTCATCGTTCATAATCATCTGAACAAGGACGTACCCTGGGAAGAACTTACGCTCAGATTTACGACGCTGACCCGCGCGCATTTCTACTACTTCTTCAGTAGGAACCAGTACTTCACCGAATAGCTCTTCCATGCTGTGCATTTTGATATGCTCGCGAAGAGATTGAGCTACACGACCTTCAAATCCAGAGAAGGCTTGAACCACATACCAGCGTTTTTTTGGAGCTTCACTCATGAATTAAAACCCTCTATACCCCAGTCGCTAGAGCTACTAGACGAACCATAATGCCGTCAATACCCCAAAGCGCTAGAGCCATTACAATACTTACAGCTAAAACGATCAGTGTTGTTTGCATAGTTTCTTGGCGTGTAGGCCAAACAACCTTACGAACTTCCATACGAGATTCTTTTGCAAAACTGATCGCTGCTTTACCTTTAGTCGTTGTTGCTGCAACGCCAAGGGCAGCTGCAATAAGAACAACAACGCCTGCAGCGCGAACAACTACAGACATTTCACCATACAGGTAATTACCCACAACAGCGGCCGCTGCCAATACGAAAGCGGCAATCCACTTAAACGTATCTGCTGCGTTTGAGCTATCAGGAGTTTCAGCATTATTTGCTTTCATAAACCAACCTGTCACAAGTCTTAATATAGACGACAACAACCCCGCTGTTGCAGGGCAAACTCCATATCGCTGAAAAAATCAGCGCTACTCTCTTAAGATTAAGCCTGTCTGGCCAATCTTGCTCTGCTCTCAACCAAAATCTGAACAAGAAAACAGCTAAAATAATGTTGAGTGCAGAAAAAGGGCATCAAATGATGCCCTTTTTGCTACTGGTTCGTCAAATCTAA is drawn from Vibrio campbellii CAIM 519 = NBRC 15631 = ATCC 25920 and contains these coding sequences:
- the rplA gene encoding 50S ribosomal protein L1, whose protein sequence is MAKLTKRMRVIREKVDVTKEYEINEAVALLQELATAKFVESVDVAVNLGIDARKSDQNVRGATVLPHGTGREIRVAVFTQGANAEAAKEAGADIVGMEDLAEQVKKGEMNFDVVVASPDAMRVVGQLGTILGPRGLMPNPKVGTVTPNVAEAVKNAKAGQVRYRNDKNGIIHTTIGKANFSAEQIKENLEALLVALKKAKPSSAKGTFLKKVSISTTMGAGVAVDQASLNTQA
- the rplK gene encoding 50S ribosomal protein L11, translating into MAKKVEAYIKLQVAAGMANPSPPVGPALGQHGVNIMEFCKAFNAKTESLEKGLPTPVVITVYNDRSFTFVTKTPPAAVLLKKAAGVKSGSGRPNTEKVGTVTDAQIQEIAETKAADMTGADIEAMKRSIAGTARSMGLVVEG
- the nusG gene encoding transcription termination/antitermination protein NusG; translated protein: MSEAPKKRWYVVQAFSGFEGRVAQSLREHIKMHSMEELFGEVLVPTEEVVEMRAGQRRKSERKFFPGYVLVQMIMNDESWHLVRSVPRVMGFIGGTSDRPAPITDKEADAILNRLEKASEAPRPRTMYEAGEVVRVNEGPFADFNGTVEEVDYEKSRLKVSVSIFGRATPVELEFGQVEKLD
- the secE gene encoding preprotein translocase subunit SecE; this encodes MKANNAETPDSSNAADTFKWIAAFVLAAAAVVGNYLYGEMSVVVRAAGVVVLIAAALGVAATTTKGKAAISFAKESRMEVRKVVWPTRQETMQTTLIVLAVSIVMALALWGIDGIMVRLVALATGV